The Oncorhynchus gorbuscha isolate QuinsamMale2020 ecotype Even-year linkage group LG06, OgorEven_v1.0, whole genome shotgun sequence sequence TGAGAGACCAATGGAATCATATATGGTGTTCTTCTGCTCTCCTCATTCACATGAAATGCTAGTGCATTCTGACCAGTGCACTGATGCATGTGGGCAACTGGGGCCTGGGTGAGTGGCAATGAAGGGGGTCTTGTTTCCTCCTGGGCCAAAAATGGGGGATTAAGCAGAGTGGCTGTTGTTTCCTGTGGAGCTGGTACAGATGCGTTTGGTAAACTGGGTGGCACAATAGGAGGGTACATTGATCGGGTACATTGATCCTCTGCCTTGGAGGTCTTTGTTTCCTCTGGTTGTGAGATGGCTGGGCACATCACACTGGGGACTGTAATGGCTTGTGGCTTTGAGATAGATGGTGGGCTAAGCAATGGGAGTGCTCCACTTTCTTGAGCAATGGAAATCGTCGGGAGCACCAAACGGAGTGCATTAGCCTCCTGTCCAGCTGAAATCGGAGGATACACTAAACTAGAAGCTCTTATTTCTTCTGCTGCTGAAACACCTGGTGGCATGAAGGTGGGTGGGCCCATAACATTGAAGCCTGTCATCTCATCTGACACCTTGGGTAAAATACCAAAGTTCACCCCATTCATTTGATCCACTATCATTTCATTCATGTAGGGGTTGTAGGCATTTGCATCAGGTAATGCTTTATTTACATCCATGTGCTTGTAGAAAGAATTGTCTCCAGGTAAAAGTGGATTCCAACCAGGTTGGATTACGGCAGCCTTATTTCCACCACCAAAAAGCGGAGGGTCCTCAGTCACCACTAAGGGCGTGACCAATTTGGTGGCTGGCTGATCTTTGACCATTTGTGATGGGGCTATAGGCGGGGTCAAACAGGGTGTGCAGTCAGACTGGGCGTTGCCCGGTGCACCAGTGGCAGCACCACCAGCTGCTGCTCGAGCATTCCTCATTTTCTTACTGACTGATGAGTCTCTCTGAAACACTATGGTCTCTGGGACATTGTCTGACTGCACCACAATCATGTACTCACAGGGCACAGAAGGTGTCCTGATCAGAACAGCATTGGATATGAGATCGATTTCACTCAGTGGGACCCTCTCGAAGAGAGCTGACTCGGTTCGCCGGGTCTGGTCTGAAGCAGCAGAGTTGATACCACAGTCAGCCGTCATGCAGTCGGTGCTGGACTTCCTGCGGAAGACGACTACATCATCGGTCTGCTCTGCTGAGATGGGGTGAGGGGACACGTTAGAGATCCAGGGCTGCTCAGCACCCTGCTCCTCCACTCCTGGAATACTGGAAAGGGTTGGGAAAATCCCGACTGGAGGGTGAACTCCACATGGTTGGACATAAGGACCACCAGAAGAGGCTGCTGTGGCACTTTCATTCTGAACTGCCAGTGGAGCAATCACAGTTCCAATGCCATGACTTGGTAACTTAGGCACTATAAAATTAAAACAAATATGATTGACTTGTCAGGTGTTCAATTGTAATTTCTTAAAAATCCTGATTTGTAACAGAAACATTAATTAATGTATTTATTACAGTACTCTTCAGGTAAATGTTTTGGTGCCTGGGCATGGCTTTATCATTATGGACTATTATCTAGTTAGGCCTACCTTTAGTTGTATTGAATTCTCTCACGAGGGCTTTGATAGCAAGAGTTGGATTTTCTGTACACAACATAGCAAGAAAATATGTTACTTCAGTTTTCGCAACAGATTTCATCCTATGTTGAAAAAAACGAATGCTATTCTCCACAAACATGTATACCTGTCCTGAAGCGCAAGAGCTCAGCGAAGTACAACTGAGCAAACTGTGAGATGTAATCTGGCCGCCTTTTCACTACAGCCCGACTGAGGCCTTCCAAAAGCGTCCTCAAACCCGGAGGCACGTTGACTTTGGCGGGATAGCTGTAGGACATCTCGGCTTCAATGGAGCATCACCTCATAGAGAGAATTCTCCTGATGGGAAATTCTATATCAATTAAATCAATCAAATGCATCTGCCTATATTAACGTATATAAAGAACCCGTCAGCTTCAGATACTTTTTATGTAGGTTGACTGTGTTTCACCTTTTGTCTGAAAAGTAAATGAACTTACTCTGCGAAGAAACTGTCCTCTTTTCAACTCCCGTATTACAAACGCAAAACAATATGATGTCAAATTACTTTACCAATAGAGGTAACAATATAATAAAACGGCAAAACGAATTTCGAAATAAGCAGTTCGTCATAATAACGGGCGTGGTCCACATTGGAAAGGCATTATTATGCGTCAGCTTTAGATCACAATGCATGGCATCTGAATTTGCCTCCGCCTCCTCCATATGGTGGCCAACTAATCAAAGAAAGTCCTTTTTTCATCATATGGGCATAAATTAAACCACAAGACCGATGTTATCGGCATTAcaatatactgaacaaatatataaacgcaaTATGCAAAAATTTCAaaatttttactgagttacagttcataatataataaattaattaggccctaatatatggattCCACATGACTGGACAGGCAGGGGCAggtctgggagggcataggcccacccactggagagccaggcccagccaatcagaatgtttttttttttacccacaaaaaggttttattacagacagaaatactcctccgaAAAtatctgggattttttatttcagctcatgaaacctgggaccaacactttacatgttgcattcatatttttgttcagtgtagaaacaGCTCATTTGAAATGCTGGATTAATTGACAGTCCTTTATTGAACAGTTTGTAGATCTCTTTAGACACCACACAGGACCACCCTGTTACAATTGCACTATCTCCACATCATCCTCTACAACCCCACAACAAAGTGGATAGAGCACATTTCTAAGACAGAAATGTCCCATTTCTTTTGTTGGTATACATATAATGACATTTAACTCATATCATTACATGTCATTATAAGATACTTTGCTCTTACAGCTGTGGACTTACGTTATACCAGCACTTTATGGCCACACTCAGTAGTCAACACTTTTACATCACACCAAATCTTACATCCCTTTACACAATCACAGGAGAAGATGGGAGGTCACTGACGGACTTCAGTGTagacgtaaaaaaaaaaaagtgttcatACCCATCCTTGAACATGA is a genomic window containing:
- the LOC124037740 gene encoding uncharacterized protein LOC124037740 — its product is MSYSYPAKVNVPPGLRTLLEGLSRAVVKRRPDYISQFAQLYFAELLRFRTENPTLAIKALVREFNTTKVPKLPSHGIGTVIAPLAVQNESATAASSGGPYVQPCGVHPPVGIFPTLSSIPGVEEQGAEQPWISNVSPHPISAEQTDDVVVFRRKSSTDCMTADCGINSAASDQTRRTESALFERVPLSEIDLISNAVLIRTPSVPCEYMIVVQSDNVPETIVFQRDSSVSKKMRNARAAAGGAATGAPGNAQSDCTPCLTPPIAPSQMVKDQPATKLVTPLVVTEDPPLFGGGNKAAVIQPGWNPLLPGDNSFYKHMDVNKALPDANAYNPYMNEMIVDQMNGVNFGILPKVSDEMTGFNVMGPPTFMPPGVSAAEEIRASSLVYPPISAGQEANALRLVLPTISIAQESGALPLLSPPSISKPQAITVPSVMCPAISQPEETKTSKAEDQCTRSMYPPIVPPSLPNASVPAPQETTATLLNPPFLAQEETRPPSLPLTQAPVAHMHQCTGQNALAFHVNEESRRTPYMIPLVSQSIMGVTQMYVQPQQPQFIHSWSREADSQRPCNTAPTAAMPECQYVRPGACGSSWRPCHLARPEFMAGMPTAVACPGGSRTVIGCGQEQGYLPDQANLPMHQDFGPRFSSHHIRMCGANLFQTLCPMSGAYMPVKPSDHRCCQTAPDVVLPHYALINSPTHGVASYLCPTPSSMQPQGFAYDSVHMYGPHSETVNAMSSTFNVRAHAGHQQGTTEHCREPSNMPMGEHPNEQNYSG